CATGAAAAAATCAAGTTAGTTTTGCTGTTCCACAAGTGCTGAATGCAAACAGGATGGCAGCACTGAGATAAGTCTTAAGAGAGGCAGTACCAAAGGGACTTGTGTTAAGGAAGCAATGTGGCAACATGGGCATGAATAATAGTTCTCTACCAAGAGCTTGGTAGACATCTCACCCTCTGCTGTAGGATAGCAAGACCCTATTAGAACAAGAAGGGATAATAGCAGAACTTTTTTCAGAGAGTGAAACTCTCTGAACTACTCAGAGATATGAAACTCAAGTTGCTGTTTTTGTCTTTGATTGCTAGTACTGGAAAGTCCTAGCTGTAGCTTCAgagtgaaaaaaagcaaaaccaaaacgaaACACCAAACCTGTTGAACTCCTTCCTTCCTAGTTTCACAAAGTTAAAACAAATGAGTAATACTATATAGTGAATTAGCTgtatggaaatttaaaaaaaaaaaaaaaaacaaacaaacccaaccaattaaccaacaacaaacacacatgcacacatacaaaaaaccaaccacacaaaacaacaacaaaaatcaatgtTAACTTTAAAATTTTATAGTTCTCTCCTCAGGACACTTACCTCACACAGTACCCATTCTGTTttaataatagaatcacagaattgtttgggttggaaaatacattcaagattatcaagtccaaccattagcctCACACTGCCAAgaccatcactaaaccatgtccctaagtagcacatctacacgtcttttaaaccttTCCAGATGTTGtgactcaaccgcttccctgggcagccttttccagtgtctgacaaccctttctgggaaggaatttttcctaacatccgatctaaacctccactggcacaacttgagacaatttcctctcatcctatcacttgtttctgtggagaagagaccaacaccctccatgctacaacctccttttaggcagttgtagagagcaataaggtctcccctcagcctccttttctccaggctgaacagccccagttcgctcagctgctcctcatcagacttgtgctccagacccctcaccagcttcattgcccttctctgaactctctccagcacctcaatgtctttcttgtagtgaggggcccaacactgaacataggattcaaggtgcagcctcaccagcactgagtacagggggacaatcattgccctggtcctgctggccagggcagtcagcatggctttactaagggtaagtcatgcttgaccaacctcatagccttttatgagaatgtaacaaggtggatggatgatagcagagcggtggatgtggtctaccttaccTTCAGaaaagcgtttgacacagtctcccatagcatcctagttgctaagttgaggaggtgtggtctagacaatagagtagtgacatggattgcaaactggcttaaggagagcagccagagagtggtagtcaatggtgcagagtctagttggaggccagtatctagtggagtgcctcaggggtcagtactggggccaatattattcaatatattcattaacgatttagacgagggagttgagtgtactatcagcaagtttgctgatggcactaagctgggaggagtggctgacacgccagaaggctgtgctgccatccagcgggacctggacacgCTGGAGAGTTGTGGGGgcaataacctgatgaaatttaacaagggaaagtgtagagtcctgcatctgggcaggaacaaccccaggttccagtataggctgggaaatgacctattagagagcagtgtaggggaaaggcacctgcgggtcctggtggacaacaggatgaccatgagccagcactgcgcccttgtggccaggaaggccaatggcatcctggggcgtataagaagggggtggttagcagatcgagagaggttctccttcccctctactccgctctggtgagaccccatctggaatattgtgtccagttctgggcctcttagttccagaaggacagggaactgctggagagagtccaacaaagatgattaagggagtggaacatctcccttatgaagaaaggctgagggagctggggctctttagtttgaagaggagactgagaggggaccttattgaTGTccataagtatataaaaggtgagtgccatgaggatggagccaggcttttctcggtggcaaacaatgataggacaaggggtaatggggtcaagctggaacacaagaggttccacttaaatttgagaagaaacttcttctcagtgagcgtGACGGcccactggaagaggctgctcagggaggttgcggagtctccttccctggagacattcaaaacccacctggacaccttcctgtgtgacctcatctaggtgttcctgctctggcacggggattggactagatgatcttctgaagtcccttccaatcccaaacatattgtgtgatacaagccaggatgctgttggccttcttggccacctgggcacacactggctcacgttcagccacCTGTcattcaacacccccagatccctctctgccaggcaattttccagccattcttccccaagcctgtagggctgcctggggttgtcgtgacccaagtgcaggatccagcccttggccttgttgaacctcatacaattggcctcagcccaatgatccagttggtccagatccctctgtagagccttcctacccttgagcagatcaacactcccacaccacttggtgtcatctgcaaacttattgagagtgcactcaatcccttcatctagaTAATTTACAAAGATAttacagaactggccccaatactgatccCCAGGGAAGACgactcatgactggccaccaactggatttgactctgttcaccacaaTTGTTTGGGccaggccatccagccagtttttcatCCAGtggagtacacccatccaggccctgagctgccagcttctctaggtgaatgctgtgggatacggtgtaaAAGGCTCTACTCAAGTCCAGGTAGACACCTTTCCCTCATCCCCTAAGCAGGTCATCTTGtgcagaaggagatcaggttggtcaagcaggatctgcctttcacaaacccatgctgactgaaCCTGATTGCTTGGTTGTCCCATATGTGCTGTgagatggcactcaggatgatctgttgcacaaccttccctggcaccaaggtcaggctgacaggcctgtaattccctggatcctccttctggaccttctcgtAGATGGATgccacatttgccaacttccagttaactgggacctccccagtcagccaggactgctgataaatgacgTGAAGTGGCTTGGtcatcacctctgccagctcccttagTACCCTTGGGTAGATCCCATgcagtcccatagacttgtgaatGTATTCCAGTTAGAAAATAAAGAGACATGGTACTacgtaaggaaaaagaaaaaaacatcaaacTACTAAAAAGTCATTTCCCTCCTTGGAGTTGACATAATATTTTGTTCAAACAGATGTTTCTCCCTTTGAACAGACAAACCAAACCGCTATTGCTGTAGAGCTTCCACATTATTAAATGTTGATGTTAAGACTTTAATGTTAAATGTTCAAGAATACCACCTGATCTATATTTCTTCTTAAACTGGTCTTTCACCCTAGTAAACTGAACTCTAGTGCATTACCAGTGATTGATGACCCAGAACGCTGACTGAAGCCCTCTGGAGATTTTCACTGTGCTTCAGCAGCAGAGGTGCTGCCTGAGGTTTTCACTGGAGCATCTCAAAGCAATCAGGCTACCCACTCCCTGAAGGCCAAGGCACGCACTGTTTCACCTGCATAATCTCTTAGGATTCAGAATAGAAATGTGAATGCTGTTTGATAAGCACAAATTTATGTTACCTACCAGTTTATTTCAGATAATTCAGTAGATTAACTTTTCTGTGAGACTgatgagaaagagagaggcagGATTTTAAACACATCCCTTGATCTACCTACTGTCACTTTCTTAGCAGAAAAGGGACAACAACTGTCAAACTATTTTTGTAGAAAACTCAAGGATATGAAAGGTTAATATATGTCAAGGCAGGAAGATGACTGTGGCCCCATAGCACTAGCTTAAAACACAGTGCTATGACCATATTACTCCAAAACATCTGTTTTGATTTACAGACCCAGAAGCAAGAACAGGTACCCATATATGTATACAAGTAGATGTGGAAACACTGATTTAGAAAGACAGTTGGGTACAATTATTTAATGAGGGAAAGCAAGTCAGGTTCACTTCTGCTTGTCCTTAAATTAATAATCTGAGGAacaaaaaaatgtagaaaagcaGGACACTTCTAAGCTAAGTTTGGGGAAAGTCTTGATACATACTTTTTTTATATACAAATCCTTAGTGTGCATACCTATTTTTTGCAATATCTGTATTAAGATTAGGACATCTGACAAAGCATTCCTAATATCACAAGTACAGTGTGTAGTCCCTCTAAATGCAATTCTCCTACTACACGTCCTTGAACATTTCCTAAGATTGTGTCGGCTGCTACCAAGAGGGGTGGTTGTCCTGCCACTCAGGTGGGTCAGGCTTTCAGCTGCCTGTAGAGGAGAACAAAGGGGAAGTTCACTGTTAATCCAAGAAACCTGCTCTTGCTATTTTCTTGTATCCTGGCTGCCAGAGTCAGGTATTCTCTGTCAGCCTTAAAATCACATAATACATGGAAATGCACAGGTCCACATCATAATTTTTATGTTTTGCCCTCTTCCTTCAGCCCCTTCTACCTCTGGAAAATAGATGCCTACCTGATTGCAGCTGTGAGACTCCGATACCAGTCATCAATATCTTCTTGGTCGCTGGACATCAACAACAGTGTCTTGTGTGGAAAGGAGAGCTGAAAGGCAAACAGTATCTGGTCCACTCTGTGGCATTCCTTACCAAAACAGCAACTCCAACAAAAGGAGAGCTGCCACCACTGAACTGAACTCAGCCCTGTGTGCTGCCTCCCACCATTTTCTTTCCCAGATAGAAAAATTCAGCATTAGTACTGAGAGAGGCCAGAGGCTGGACAGTACAGAGCAAGCAACAGTCTTGTCCATTCCTTCCAGCCACAGATGAAAGCTCACTTGGACTTAATGTGGTGTTTGGAAGTGGGCAATTAGAGTTCTCAGCAGCTTCTAATTCAGTTTTCTCCCATATTCCAAGCTGCCTCTAGGGGTCCTTCCACTACCATCATCTACAGATCACAGCTTGCCCAAAGAGTCTTCCCGGCCACAGCTCACCAGGAATGAGCTGACGCAGCCCACAGCTGCTGCAGCCTAGGAAGACCTGAACTTGAACCCCTACCTAAGGCATCAGTCCAAGAAGAAAAAGGTTGCCTTAACTCAGACTAGTTCATTGCCTTTACTGTTGTCAACACTCTCTTCATCTCTGCCCCGCTGCTGCTGAGGCAGCTAGAGACCTGCTTCACAAGTCTTACCCCACTGATGTGTCTGCTGGCAGGAATAGGAAGACTTACACTGAGGAGCCCTCCCTGGCTCTTTGTGTGGCCGAACACCTTATCCACTATGCACTGGTGAAGCGGGTAGACAGCCTGGCACACCAATTTTTTTGAGTTCAGCAGGTGCAGTGGGTGGCAGGGCTTTGTGGCAATAAAGATATCAGAAAAGAGGAAGAACATCCTGTGCTTCAGTTCTTCTCCCTTTGAAGGCACCACCAGAAGCCAGCCTTCCCGGATATACCACCGCCCTAGGCATGCAAGGGAAACAGAGACAGTTGTCAGATCATCATTGGCAACAAAATTGACATAATGAGACAAACAGGAATACTGCAAGCCACTCTTGTAGGTTACCAGGGGGCAAAACATCAGCTCCAGCCACTACCCTGTTCCCCCCAAAATAGCACCTactctgaaaataagccctagcatgatttttcaggatgtttgaggatgctcgaaatataagccctacaacaaaaaaagccctagttacagtccattttaaaagtccatttaaatagtgtccaagcagctatacatataaaagtaatactaaagtaaataagtaaataaatacaaaaagtaataagttttgaaGCAAagattaatataagaccctgtcttatttttggggaaacagggtaaaagGCACTGAGTATCAACTGGGTCCAGCTCACCAGCACTGATAGTGCCCATGCAGAAGCAGTAATCAGCCCAAAACTTTTAGTATGTGAAGAGCAGGCTGAAGTTGTTATAGATCTACTGTGTTAAGAGGATATTATTATATGCAAGTCCTTTTAAAGAGACCAGAACAAATGCACAATTTGAAAATGGTATACATAGCTTTAAATTAATATAAGCCTTCAGAAAATGCACTATGAACTATCTTAAATGGTGCTGCTGCGTTGTTTGTCATTCGTGGTGAATAGAAGTTAGCCTAAGCTTTGAATGTTTATTATTTTCCCCTGTTTTATTTGCTTGTGTGTTccaattaagaaaaacaaacacacacatttcaCAGTTCATCTAACAGTATATGGACTTCCAGTAGTTAACAGATTACAGAATGGAGATTACTGTTCTAATGAGAAGATAGCAAAGGAGATATAAAACAACATATCAAAAGGAAGGCCTGAATAGTCAACCTTATCAACCTTTGCTTACAGAATAGGGTCCAGTATTACCTACCCGTGAAGTGAATTGCAACAGAACAAGTGGCACAGAAATcagcagggaaaaataaaaacaatctgACAAACGTAGCTGCAAGCAGCAATTAAAAAATGGCACCTACACAAAATGGAATAATTAAAGCAGTCCCTCTAACTAGAAGGATTATTGTACAAGATAGCCATCAACTCATGGGAATTATGAGGACAACTGAAGTAAGTTTATTTACATAAATTTAAAGGCATAGTAAGGTACTGCCCTCTGGCCTGATCTGAGAAACACCTGCCAGAGAATTTCAGCCACTGTTCTTTGTGCCCTGGCTTCCTGCTGAGCTAATATGTATGTTTTAAAAACACCACAACTTTAATTACGGATTGTGTCTTACTTAGTATGCTACATTCACAAAACATAGAGGTAAGTGAATTCCTGCTTAGCTTACTCCACAGGAGCAACTCCTCTTATCTGAATAAAGAACTGAGAAAGAGAAAGGTGAGGTGCAGGAATCAGtccaactttaaaaaacaaatggaagGGAGGTGCCAGCAGCATGGGGCTGGACTGGGAACTATTTCCCTCAGGCTAAGCTGTGATCAGGCTCCCCGGCATAATGTTTGAACTGGACCATGCTGGAAGTCTTGGGATATAGGTCTGTGTTCAGGATTTCGTGGGGCATATGATTTAGGAAATTTTTTGAGGGCAAGGAAATATCCCTAGGAAAGATAGAGATGACAGAACAGTGTGCTATGTTAAGGAGGTAGTTCTGGCTAAAATGGCACTTGCCCTGTATATGGAAGGCAACAAGAAAAGCAGGGTCTCTTGGAGCAGCTCATCTCAGAGACACTGCCAAACGTGACATACCCAACCCCAAAACTGCCCATTTTCCCTGAATCTATAGCATTATGTTTGTCACCTCCTCCCTTCTAGTAACAGGACACAGTCTTAACAGTTCTGCAAAAGCTCTCTTATTTCTAGAAAGGTGGACCAAAACTAGCAAGCCCCAGCTGTCTGttacttttctgcttctcacatgcAGTAGTACCTATTTTCTCCAGGTAATGGAAAATACAACCATCATAATTCTCTGTCCTAGAAAATGGAAAGGTGTCTGTAGACCTGCAACACTTTTCCAACTACACGTCTCAGAATATTTGGAGATAAACAAAAAGGTGGACCCTACACTTTTAAACAACAGCAACCTCTGGTCTCGCTATActattgtttgtttggggtttttctttggcATGGGGTTATCTTATTAGTTCTGTCATTCAGGATAACCTATTTACTTTTTTTACTTATGCACTACCCCAATGTGTCCAGGGACCCCCACACATGCTCATGCTCAATATAAGCAGAGCACACCTGTGTTAGCTCCGTTTCTGCTAACATCACCGAAAGGATTCTAAGGATGGGAAAGAGAAGTGTAAATTAATCTGCCCCTTAACTGAGCATTTTCAAGAATGATAACCTCTGATAAATAACCTCTTTTTCTacctgtgctggtttggctgggaaagagttaactttcttcatagcagctggtATGGGGCTATGTTTATGATTAgtgccaaaaccagcactgacaatacagggatgttttagttactgctgagcagtgcttacatagcattctcttctgcttctcacaccaccccactaGCAAGTGGGTTGGGAGTACACAAGAAGATGGGAggcagcacagccaggacagctgaccccaggtcagggatattccacaccgtaTCATATCACACTCAGCTGGCAGGAGAAAGAagggatgtttggagtgatggtgtttgtcttcctaagTAACTGTTGTGCGTGATGgagaccagctttcctggagatggctctaAACATTTTCCCAACAATGGGAAGCACTGAATGAAttcctgattttgttttgtttgcttttgttttatctGCTACAGGTTCCTCATGTACAGGGTGCGAGCAGAAGTCTATGAAGCTTGTAGCTTAAGGTAAAAAACAATACAGTCCTTCAGCCCTTGACACTCAGAAATCTATGGTTTCTGCAATAGAGTAGGGACAACACCGTTACTTATGCTGTTCCAAAATTATTTATTGTCTTTCTTTCTTACCCAGGACATACACTCCTGACCTCCTTGGGTTCCCACCACTAGCTTTCCAACTACATGTCATCAGCTCCTCCTATCTGAATGTCAAGCAATTAACCTGCTCTTTATCCTCACTAAAACATTCTAAATTAAATGAGACTGACCTGGAGTCAACACCTGGGTCTTCTGTCCTTTGAGCAGTTTCTGAACCCGAAGTAGCTGCAAGGAGTTCTCTCTCTTACGAATGATGTCTTGGACCCACCAAGATACCTTGGAAACTGATTTTACAGCCTCTGAAATTAGATTAGCATGTTCTGAGGTTAACACAAATGAGTATATATTACATCTTATCTATCTTGCTGTGAAAATGTAAGATGAAATTAGaaggaaatgttttaaaacagGTATCAACAACAGTAATTTCAgcaggagattggactagatggcctccaGAGGCCTCTCTCCAACCAACACTTCTGCAGTTCTCAAAAACTTTTATTTGCCAACAAAACATTAGAGGAATAATTTCCTGTATTTGAAagcaaaaacaggaaaaatgcCCCACAAGTGGCGTTAACTGCTAGTAAATATGGAATGAAGGACATAAATTATCCTAGAAAACTGAGGCATGCGACCAATAGAGTCACagtatggtttgggttggaaggaacctttaaagatcatctagttcaaatcCCCCCACCATGGGGAGAAATATTTTTTACTAGATAagattgctcaaagccctgtccagcctgaccttgaatactTCAGGGATGGGTATCCACAACTCTggtcaacctgttccagtgtctcaccaccctcatcgtaaaaaaCAGAGCTGCTATTTCTCTGACCTAACCCCAAGGACACTTTCCCGGTCAGTCACTCTACATTTTTATTCCCAGTGTGTTCTCCGACACATCTTGATCAAGATGTTGATGGGAAATAGTTATGCATCAGAACCCGAGGGAAAATGAGATTCTTCTTTCTGTCAAAGTAGACAGAAGACAAGAATACAAACATTATTAGCAAGTAGGCTAACATTGATCAAAATACCAGCATCTACTGGCAGAATCATACTTGCAAGTTTCTGGCACTCAGCACTGTCTGGGCTGGTGTTCTCCAGCAGGTCTCTGAAGAAATGCTTGTACCTAAGGCAAAGAGAGAAGATTCATTTCACAAAAAGACACCACGAACAGCAATATCTCCTACTAGTGACAGAACTATTAACAACATCCCACCAGAAGAGGGAGTACtgacccctaagcctaaccaagCAGCTTTTGGTCACAATTCTTCAATTACATCGATTTTATCTTCAAATTTATCAACTAAGTTAACCCAAGTATTTTATACATTTTCAAGCCTTTGGCATTTTCTGGGTATCTGATAAAAGCAACCTCACATATTACTTAAGTTCATAAGACTCTCTTAGCTTTCACATAAAAATGCATTCAGTAATAGACAAATTTCtctttgaactattttttttttttaatatctgaatgGTAGCATTCATACCATACATTTCCTGCCCACACAAGAAAGTAAAGGCATTTCCATAAGACCTAggagctgcttttttctttttttcctctccagtacTTTCTGGAAAGGATTAGTTCTCTGCAAATGCATTCTACCAATAAGGTCAAACTATTTTCATTCTGAAAGGACAGAATAAACATCGCATTGAGTAGATTCACAAAATGGCAGAAGTCATATGACCTGCAATATATGAAACAGAGTTTTGGAGAAATTTGAACAAGAAGCTGATTTATGAAAAAAATTAGACCTTCTGTTAAAAAGCCATCATTTTTCCAAGCAGCTGGACAGCAACAAATATACTGTTATTTTACAAATTTAAACGAATGATTAAAAGAATTACAGTAAAAAGAAAGCTTACATTTATACCTGTCAAGCTGATTAAAAAGGCTACATAAAGGCAGCCGAAAGACTGTGGTATGCTCACTCTGAAGTATTTTCAAAGAAGTGAGGCTCTCAATCTCCCAAATTTGCATTAGCATGGATAAGAACATGGTTGAAGAGCAGCTGCTTGACCTATAGCAGCAGTAGCCGGGTTCCCAGCAAACTGCCCGTGCCCGGTATTACACACACACCCTATGCAAGAAAGGGCACTCGCCTGGGGCAGCCAGCCTGGCTCTGCAAAGGGGAGGTGATGCCTCAAGGGGGCACGCAGCAATCCAGGCTGGACCTGTCCAGGCTCAGACAACTGCGATAGGCACCAAACCTGAGGAAAGCATATAGCCCTGATAACCAGAGAGGGGAGAAAAGCTCCCCTGTGCCCGTTAATCTCTCTCCAAAAGCAACCACATACAAGAGAGGGGAGATGCAATGCACTCGCTCAGCAAACTGCACAAAAGCAGAGCGAGACCATCTCTGGCAGAGATCACCACTTTTGCAGCACTTCAGACAGCTTCCTTTTGTTCAGGGTCTAACTTCAGTATCCTACCGAGATAACGGAAAGCCTCCAGTTCTACTGGAGAGCTAGATGAAGGGCTTAGAAGCCAGGGGTAAACACAGCTCCCTCTCTACATCATCTGCCATCCACATACATTGATTCCACCCTACAGACATGTCTTCAGGTCTGTTTCATTGCTGCCTATATGCTCCAATTTTGAGACACATTAAGCAAATTGACCTCCCATAGCACCCAAGACACTTATGTTCATTTTACCTCTCTCCTAGTAACACCTTGAAGATGCAGAATTGCTTACTTACTGGTGCAGCCTCTGCAGGGGCAAAGGAAGCAGATCCTCTAGTTTCCTCCCTTGAAACTGGGGTCGAGACTCCTGGAGTTTCTTAAAACGTCGGAATGACTTATTTTTCCTCAGTTGCTCCTGTGGGCAGCAGAAAAGGCATATAGCTTTGAAACTAGGGAAAGAAATAGATGCTCTAAGCTGCACCAAAGCTTGAAACTCTTAAAACTCTTAAACTTAGAGTTTAGATTCCAGTCCTAAACACAAGCATCAGCAACTTCTTTTGTTGTCATGGGCAGGCAATTCCCTTTCTCCTGACAACCACTTCCTAGCAGGTAATGGAAGTGATATATCCTCTTTATACATTCAGAGCGGTATAAAGCTAGTATACTCAGCaaatcaaaatgaagaaaaaaaggaaggttgACTCAGGAAAACAAGAAGTTCACCTGTGGCTTTTTGCCACTCAGTTCAAGACAAAGCAATGCAGCCCCCTCATTCCTATCACCTCAAGGCAAGTATCCaaaatggctttttcttttaGGAAATTAAAAGTGTGAAAATATGCATGCAAACAGAACAGAAGGGAAGAATCCCAGTACATCCTGCAGCTGAAAAAAAgcacagacaaaaactggaaGCTGGGTTTTTCAAATTCCAGATACAGCTCTCAGAACgtcaaaataaaatacattattctgAAATTTCTTGGAAAACacgtttgtcctggttttgttaaaaaacaagtttctcttttagtgaatttgcctgtcagctaaagccttcatattagctgcattttcctggagaaccagacacatgttttggtaaacatacatagcaatggaatgcgaagttattgataagcatggatggacatctcgcaagagggaagaggagaaacaagtcaccaagaaactgaccaacggtgtgtaacatcccattcatgtgaatacttcatataaaagtgggagatcaagagGTTCTCATCCCTTTtcaccttttttcccttctgcttatggccgacattaggagaggaccttgctagttgtccctgcaaactgaggcctagagacagactgaatccagctccggttggctgcagagtccaatccaggattttgggtgctggctctgcagttgttgagactttcaagattggttttgtatattttgtattattttctctattcttattagtagcattagtaaaatatctttaatttttttccaactttcttctctctgtccttctttccctcccgatcgcctgtccttagcgggaagggggagggagggagaggcgaaaggaggaagtggggggaggaggttaacagtacatctgccagggttttattgtcaccccgcaatctaaaccctcgacaacgTTGTATTTGGAGAGGTAAGCAGGAAGGAAAATTTTTCCTTCTACTATAGGAAAAagatgggaagaaaaaggaaatcccATCATTAAGATACAATTAGTGGTAGTAGGAATGACTAGGAGGCCTGATAATTCTCCAGAAAGAGATCAATGTCCCCACCACAAACTCTCCAGACTCGCCAGACAAGGTGGAATGGGAGTAAATAAAGAACTCTGTTTGAAAAAGCTGTGCTTAGCATACAAACACCTGAAACAAGCTTCAGAAATTTGAAGATTTAAGTAAACAGAGAAGTTTTTGGCATCCTATCATGGGAGAAAGACTGAGAAAAGAGTAGCAgcacagaaaaaggaagaaaactaatcattccagaaacagaagaaaaagggaagaatgtagaaggaaagg
The Patagioenas fasciata isolate bPatFas1 chromosome Z, bPatFas1.hap1, whole genome shotgun sequence DNA segment above includes these coding regions:
- the ARHGEF39 gene encoding rho guanine nucleotide exchange factor 39 isoform X1 produces the protein MSDSSPLFMAGANTVEEQRARWERKRSRTAKELLETEHDYLEQLDLVVTFFVTILKAKGMLKSAVLETIFGPLEPIYSASQALSLHLERGNLALGLENFCQNLELYGQYAENLEQANKTLKEQLRKNKSFRRFKKLQESRPQFQGRKLEDLLPLPLQRLHQYKHFFRDLLENTSPDSAECQKLAKAVKSVSKVSWWVQDIIRKRENSLQLLRVQKLLKGQKTQVLTPGRWYIREGWLLVVPSKGEELKHRMFFLFSDIFIATKPCHPLHLLNSKKLVCQAVYPLHQCIVDKVFGHTKSQGGLLSVSLPIPASRHISGVRLVKQVSSCLSSSGAEMKRVLTTVKAMN
- the ARHGEF39 gene encoding rho guanine nucleotide exchange factor 39 isoform X2; amino-acid sequence: MSDSSPLFMAGANTVEEQRARWERKRSRTAKELLETEHDYLEQLDLVVTFFVTILKAKGMLKSAVLETIFGPLEPIYSASQALSLHLERGNLALGLENFCQNLELYGQYAENLEQANKTLKEQLRKNKSFRRFKKLQESRPQFQGRKLEDLLPLPLQRLHQYKHFFRDLLENTSPDSAECQKLAKAVKSVSKVSWWVQDIIRKRENSLQLLRVQKLLKGQKTQVLTPGRWYIREGWLLVVPSKGEELKHRMFFLFSDIFIATKPCHPLHLLNSKKLVCQAVYPLHQCIVDKVFGHTKSQGGLLSLSFPHKTLLLMSSDQEDIDDWYRSLTAAIRQLKA